A stretch of DNA from Streptomyces sp. NBC_01197:
TGGTCATGGACGACGTGACCGACCGGGTCGCCGCACTCGTCGCCGAACTCGGCGACGACGCCCAGGTCGGCTTCCACGGCCACGAGAACCTCGCACTCGGCACCGGCAACTCGATCGCCGCGATACAGGCCGGAGCGCTCCAGATCGACGGCTCGACACGGCGGCTCGGCGCCGGAGCCGGCAACACTGCCGTGGAGGCGCTCGTCGCCGTCTGCGCCAAGATGGGCATCCGCACCGGCATCGACGTACTCAAGATCATCGACGCGGCCGAGGACGCCGTACGCCCCGTGATGGACGACGATTGCCGGCTCGACCGGCTCGCTCTGCTGATGGGGCACGCGGGGGTCTACTCCAGCTTCCTCAAGCACGCCTACCGCCAGGCCGAGCGGTACGGAGTGTCCGGCGCCCAGATCCTGCTGCGCGCGGGCGAGCGCAGGCTCGTCGGCGGCCAGGAGGACCAGCTCATCGATATCGCGCTCGAACTCTCGGCCGGCCGCTGACCCCACCCCCCACGGAGCCCGCCCCGACGCGTCACCACCACCAAGGAGGCACATGATGACCGCAGCAAGCGAAGAAGTCCGCGTGATCGAGGCGGCCGCGCCGCCCACCCGCTTCGCGCGGGGCTGGCACTGCATTGGCCTCGCCGACTCCTTCAAGGACGGGAAGCCGCACGAGATCGAGGCGTTCGGGACCCGGCTCGTGGTCTTCCAGGGCGAAAACGACGGCGACCTGCACGTCCTCAACGCCTACTGCCCGCACATGGGCGGCAACCTCGCCCAGGGCACGGTCAAGGGCGACGCCGTCGCCTGCCCCTTCCACGACTGGCGCTGGTCCGGCAACGGCCGCTGCGCGGGGATCCCCTACGCGCGACGGGTGCCGCCCCGGGCCCGCACCCGGGCCTGGACCACCGTGGAGGAGAACAAGCAGCTCTTCGTGTGGAACGACCCCGAGGGGAACCCGCCGCCGCCCGGAGTCACCGTCCCGCGGATCGAAGGGGCCTTCAGTGACGAGTGGAGCGACTGGAGCTGGAAGGCCCTGCGGGTGGAGAACTCCAACTGCCGGGAGATCGTGGACAACGTCGTCGACATGGCGCACTTCTTCTACGTCCACTACTGCTTCCCGACGTACTTCAAGAACGTCTTCGAAGGGCACACCGCCACCCAGTACATGGAGAGCTCGCCCCGCGGCGACGTCGACCTCGGCACCCTCAGCACCGAGGGCGTGCTCCGCTCCGACGCCTCGTACCACGGCCCCTCCTACATGATCGACTACATGTGGAGCGACGTCGGCGCGGAGGTGGAGATGGAGAGCGTGCTGATCAACTGCCACTACCCGATCGACTCCGACAGCTTCATGCTGATGTACGGAGCGGTCGTCAAGAAGCTGCCCGGTATGACGGACGAGCAGGCGGCGGACGCGGCCCGGCTCACATCGGAGGGGCTGGCCGTCGGCTTCGAGCAGGACGTGCACATCTGGAAGAACAAGACCCGCATCGACAACCCCCTCCTCTCGGAGGAGGACGGTCCGGTCTACCAACTGCGCCGCTGGTACGCGCAGTTCTATGTGGACGCAGCCGACGTCAAGGACGAGATGACACAGCGCTTCGAGTTCGAGATCGACACCGCCCGCGCCACCGAGGCTTGGCAGCGCGAGGTCGACGAGAACGTGGCGCGGCACCGGAGCGAGGGCTGACATGACACCGGTCGAGTGCGCGGCCTGCGGCAACCAGGTCCTGTGCGAGAAGTTCAGCATGGCCCACACCTCCGTGCAGTGGACGGCCGACGCCGCGGAGGTCTGTGCCGAGTACCGGGATCCGATGCGCACCTGCTCCGCCCTGCGCGACAGCATCGACGAGGCCGTCGGCGCCGGGCGTTTGGCGGTGGCGGATGCCTGAGCTGCCCCAGGTGCCGGGGGCCCGGACGCACCGGGTCCGGGTCACCGCTGTGGTGGCCGAGACGGCGGACGCGCGCTCCTTTGTACTGGACCCGGCAGACGGCGCACTCGCCTACCGGCCGGGCCAGTTCCTGACGCTGAGACTGCCGGGGCCGGACGGGGGAGTGGCCGCACGGTGCTACTCCCTCGCCAGCTCCCCGCACTCCGGCGAACCGATGAAGATCACGGTGAAGCGGGTGGCGGGGGGCCACGGCTCCAACTGGCTCTGCGACCACATCGGCGAGGGCGACGAACTGGAGGTGCTGGCCCCGGCCGGCACCTTCGGCTCGGGTCCGCTGGACGGCGATCTGCTGCTGGCGGCCGCGGGCAGCGGCGTCACCCCGGTGATCTCACTCGCCAAGGCGGCGCTGGCCCAGGGCCAGGGGCGCGTCGTGCTCCTGTACGCCAACCGCGACGCGAACTCGGTGATCTTCCGGGACGAACTCCGGAACCTCGCCGGGGACCATCCGCAGCGGCTTGTCGTCCTGCACTGGCTGGAGACGCTCGACGGCCTGCCGACCGTGGACCGGCTCACCGGACTCCTGGACCCCTACGCCGGCCACCACGCATACCTCTGCGGGCCCGCGCCCTTCATGGACGCGGTGGACGCCGCCCTGCGCGCGGCGGGGGCCGCCCCCGCCGCCATCCACCGGGAACGGTTCTTCTCCCTCAGCGGGGACGTCTTCCGCACGGTCCCGGCCAGGCCCGCGGGGGAGCCCGCGGGGGAGCCCGCGGGGCCGGAGGGTGAAGGCGCCGAGGCGGTGGTCGAGCTGGACGGCGAGACCCACCGGGTGGCCTGGGGC
This window harbors:
- a CDS encoding Rieske 2Fe-2S domain-containing protein gives rise to the protein MTAASEEVRVIEAAAPPTRFARGWHCIGLADSFKDGKPHEIEAFGTRLVVFQGENDGDLHVLNAYCPHMGGNLAQGTVKGDAVACPFHDWRWSGNGRCAGIPYARRVPPRARTRAWTTVEENKQLFVWNDPEGNPPPPGVTVPRIEGAFSDEWSDWSWKALRVENSNCREIVDNVVDMAHFFYVHYCFPTYFKNVFEGHTATQYMESSPRGDVDLGTLSTEGVLRSDASYHGPSYMIDYMWSDVGAEVEMESVLINCHYPIDSDSFMLMYGAVVKKLPGMTDEQAADAARLTSEGLAVGFEQDVHIWKNKTRIDNPLLSEEDGPVYQLRRWYAQFYVDAADVKDEMTQRFEFEIDTARATEAWQREVDENVARHRSEG
- a CDS encoding ferredoxin--NADP reductase, with translation MPELPQVPGARTHRVRVTAVVAETADARSFVLDPADGALAYRPGQFLTLRLPGPDGGVAARCYSLASSPHSGEPMKITVKRVAGGHGSNWLCDHIGEGDELEVLAPAGTFGSGPLDGDLLLAAAGSGVTPVISLAKAALAQGQGRVVLLYANRDANSVIFRDELRNLAGDHPQRLVVLHWLETLDGLPTVDRLTGLLDPYAGHHAYLCGPAPFMDAVDAALRAAGAAPAAIHRERFFSLSGDVFRTVPARPAGEPAGEPAGPEGEGAEAVVELDGETHRVAWGATTPLLDALLAAGVDAPYSCREGACAACACRVIEGEVSVAHDDVLDDEDRAEGYILACQALPASERISISYS
- a CDS encoding ferredoxin; amino-acid sequence: MTPVECAACGNQVLCEKFSMAHTSVQWTADAAEVCAEYRDPMRTCSALRDSIDEAVGAGRLAVADA